In Miscanthus floridulus cultivar M001 chromosome 5, ASM1932011v1, whole genome shotgun sequence, one genomic interval encodes:
- the LOC136452673 gene encoding putative receptor protein kinase ZmPK1, with protein sequence MALHLAYILSFVSIPAKQRRMLRKSPRLAFLISLLSLLLRSSASAPAQHMLGAGSSLSVEDHARAFLVSPDATFSCGFLEAGNNAFSFSIWYTDATNKTAVWTANPDAAVNGRGSRISFRHDGGLALSGANGTTVWESKTSGAGLSVSLLNSGNLVISDPSSSGGGRTMWQSFDWPTDTLVPSQRLTKNTTLVSRYFYLYYDNDNVLRLRYDGPDMSSIYWPDPDYGVFPNGRTTYNSSRIAVLDDTGVFLSSDNLRVVASDLGHPGVKRRLTIDPDGNLRIYSLDPSTGGWTVTWAAMAQACSAHGLCGRNAICVYQPSLRCLCEPGHEMVDRHDWRQGCRPMYSVPNCSQAAPPEQRFKFVEVPHTDFYGYDVGYNASSDTFEHCKKLCLEMCSCAAFSYRPFEGRGVCYLKGFLYNGYTSPNFNGNIYLKVPIGFDASAQSVSARSSEGLACNPDCPEIVQGTPDTFRASRNNAKWSYLFAFAGVLGVLDIIFIATSWWFLSSKQSIPSSLEAGYRMVTGQFRRFTYRELKDATGNFKEELGRGGSGVVYRGVLDKGKVVAVKKLTNVAGGDEEFWAEMTLIGRINHINLVRIWGFCSQGKHKLLVYEYVENESLDRHLFDTDRTLPWRERYRIALGTARGLAYLHHECLEWVVHCDVKPENILLTREFDAKIADFGLAKLSKRDSAAADSMPLSHMRGTTGYMAPEWALNVPINAKVDVYSYGIVLLEMVMGCRVCDQTTAGGERLEMSQIAQALRQVVATGNVVPLVDGRLQGQFNPRQALEMVRISLSCMEDRTNRPTMDDVAKALTACDDEDEHPAYR encoded by the coding sequence ATGGCTCTTCATCTAGCTTACATACTATCATTTGTTTCCATCCCAGCAAAACAGCGTAGAATGCTGCGAAAATCCCCCCGTCTAGCCTTCTTGATTTCTCTGCTCTCTCTTCTGCTGCGCTCGTCGGCGTCGGCGCCGGCGCAGCACATGCTGGGCGCCGGCTCCTCCCTGTCCGTGGAAGACCACGCGCGGGCCTTCCTGGTGTCCCCCGACGCCACCTTCTCCTGCGGCTTCCTGGAGGCCGGCAACAACGCCTTCTCCTTCTCCATCTGGTACACCGACGCAACGAACAAGACCGCCGTCTGGACGGCGAACCCCGACGCGGCCGTGAACGGCAGGGGATCCAGGATCTCGTTCCGTCACGACGGGGGCCTGGCCCTCTCCGGCGCCAACGGGACGACGGTGTGGGAGAGCAAGACGAGCGGCGCGGGTCTCTCCGTCTCCCTCCTCAACTCTGGAAACCTCGTCATCTCGGATCCgtcgagcagcggcggcggccgcacCATGTGGCAAAGCTTCGACTGGCCGACGGACACGCTGGTCCCGTCGCAGCGGCTTACCAAGAACACCACGCTGGTGTCCAGGTACTTCTACCTCTACTACGACAACGACAACGTGCTGCGGCTCCGCTACGACGGCCCCGACATGTCGAGCATCTACTGGCCGGACCCGGATTACGGCGTGTTCCCCAACGGCCGGACAACCTACAACAGCTCCAGGATCGCTGTCCTCGACGACACCGGCGTCTTCCTGTCCAGCGACAACCTGCGAGTCGTCGCCTCCGACCTGGGCCACCCCGGAGTCAAGAGACGGCTGACCATCGATCCGGACGGCAACCTGAGAATCTACAGTCTGGACCCGTCGACCGGGGGCTGGACGGTGACATGGGCGGCGATGGCGCAGGCGTGCTCCGCGCACGGGCTGTGCGGCCGGAACGCGATCTGCGTGTACCAGCCGAGCCTCAGATGCTTGTGCGAGCCCGGTCACGAGATGGTCGACCGGCACGACTGGCGACAAGGTTGCAGACCCATGTACAGCGTCCCCAACTGCAGCCAAGCGGCGCCGCCGGAGCAGCGGTTCAAGTTTGTCGAGGTGCCGCACACCGACTTCTACGGCTACGACGTGGGGTACAACGCCTCCTCTGATACGTTCGAGCACTGCAAGAAGCTATGCTTGGAGATGTGCTCGTGCGCCGCTTTCTCCTACCGGCCGTTCGAAGGGCGAGGCGTCTGCTACCTGAAAGGCTTCCTCTACAACGGCTACACGTCTCCAAACTTCAACGGCAACATCTACCTCAAAGTGCCAATCGGTTTCGATGCCTCGGCTCAGTCAGTCTCTGCACGTAGCTCCGAAGGCCTTGCTTGCAATCCTGACTGTCCCGAGATCGTTCAAGGAACTCCAGACACGTTCCGGGCATCCAGAAACAACGCCAAATGGTCGTACCTGTTTGCGTTCGCCGGAGTGCTGGGAGTTCTTGATATTATCTTCATTGCAACAAGCTGGTGGTTTCTCTCCAGCAAGCAGAGCATACCCAGCTCGCTAGAGGCAGGGTACAGGATGGTCACGGGCCAATTCAGGAGGTTCACGTACCGGGAGCTCAAGGACGCGACGGGGAACTTCAAGGAAGAGCTCGGCCGGGGCGGCTCCGGCGTCGTGTACCGCGGCGTGCTCGACAAAGGGAAGGTGGTGGCCGTGAAGAAGCTGACGAACGTGGCGGGGGGCGACGAGGAATTCTGGGCGGAAATGACGTTGATCGGACGGATCAACCACATCAACCTCGTCAGGATCTGGGGCTTCTGCTCCCAGGGCAAGCACAAGCTGCTGGTGTACGAGTACGTGGAGAACGAGTCGCTGGACAGGCACCTGTTCGACACGGACAGGACGCTACCGTGGCGCGAACGGTACAGGATCGCGCTGGGCACGGCCAGGGGCCTCGCCTACCTTCACCACGAGTGCCTCGAGTGGGTCGTCCACTGCGACGTGAAGCCGGAGAACATCCTGCTGACGCGCGAGTTCGACGCCAAGATCGCCGACTTCGGGCTGGCCAAGCTCTCCAAGAGGGACAGCGCCGCCGCCGACAGCATGCCGCTCTCTCACATGAGAGGGACGACGGGGTACATGGCGCCGGAGTGGGCGCTCAACGTTCCCATCAACGCCAAGGTGGACGTGTACAGCTACGGGATTGTGCTGCTAGAGATGGTTATGGGGTGCAGGGTGTGTGACCAGACGACGGCGGGCGGGGAGCGCCTGGAGATGTCGCAGATCGCTCAGGCGTTGAGGCAGGTGGTGGCTACCGGCAACGTCGTGCCCTTGGTGGACGGTAGGTTGCAGGGACAGTTTAATCCTCGGCAGGCCCTGGAAATGGTGCGGATTTCCTTATCGTGTATGGAGGATAGGACCAACCGGCCGACAATGGACGACGTTGCCAAGGCTCTCACAGCCtgcgacgacgaggacgagcaTCCCGCATACAGGTAG